The Lacrimispora xylanolytica genome has a segment encoding these proteins:
- a CDS encoding sensor histidine kinase — translation MIWQAERQVSDPVNMLSTAIVSPFLALFYILVIRKCIHAFFLPTPLKLPNYLVWIAYFLFQVYVGMGEPLSPVITLLLNMFFVFLVTSSAHSESLRKCSIFSFLICAIWMLVEIIVHMILYMLKFDDSSGLSGNIISKILMLVFAIITGNCLQQRSITDISFRYMAILFIVPAGSIYIMHNIFVISNQSSDELLFSFISGILLLFINYVIFEVFESLAQNTDYQKKTLLYEQQLDLCNQQAKEREVQDAELRMLRHDIKQHLICLLGMVNANKNEEAVHYLTALLENGTSRKIHEISRSGNIVVDSLVNYKCSVAQKEHIEFNANIFIPPVLPFQNGNLTIILGNLLENALNACRHIQNGKRMIGIQMTYQKEILSIVVWNTLEDSSKDSPSKHVMGMLSIEQAVATYNGEVITETEGNIFKAAVILYEGGET, via the coding sequence GTGATCTGGCAAGCAGAAAGGCAGGTGTCTGATCCTGTGAATATGCTTTCTACTGCCATAGTAAGCCCGTTTCTTGCACTTTTTTATATCCTGGTCATAAGAAAATGTATCCATGCTTTTTTTCTTCCTACTCCCTTAAAACTGCCTAATTACCTGGTCTGGATCGCCTATTTTCTTTTTCAGGTATACGTTGGCATGGGAGAACCACTTTCACCGGTCATTACATTACTGTTAAACATGTTTTTTGTATTTTTAGTCACCAGCAGCGCTCATTCGGAAAGCTTAAGAAAGTGTTCCATCTTTTCATTTCTCATCTGTGCGATCTGGATGCTGGTGGAGATTATTGTCCACATGATCTTATATATGCTGAAATTTGATGATAGCTCCGGACTTTCAGGAAACATTATTTCCAAGATTTTAATGCTTGTTTTTGCAATCATCACAGGCAACTGCCTGCAGCAGAGAAGTATCACCGATATCTCCTTTCGATATATGGCTATCCTTTTTATTGTGCCGGCAGGAAGCATCTACATCATGCATAACATCTTTGTAATCAGCAATCAATCCAGTGACGAATTATTATTTTCTTTTATTTCAGGCATTTTACTTTTATTTATTAATTATGTGATTTTTGAGGTATTTGAGTCCCTGGCCCAGAATACGGATTACCAGAAAAAGACCCTGCTTTATGAGCAGCAGTTGGACCTTTGCAATCAGCAGGCAAAGGAAAGGGAAGTTCAGGACGCTGAGTTAAGAATGCTTCGTCACGATATCAAACAGCACCTTATCTGCCTGTTAGGAATGGTAAATGCTAATAAAAATGAAGAAGCTGTCCATTACTTAACAGCCCTGCTGGAAAACGGTACCTCAAGGAAAATCCATGAAATCTCACGCAGCGGAAACATCGTGGTAGATTCTCTGGTGAATTATAAGTGCTCTGTGGCTCAAAAGGAGCACATTGAATTTAACGCCAATATTTTTATACCTCCTGTTCTCCCATTCCAGAATGGGAACCTTACGATTATTCTTGGAAACCTTCTGGAAAATGCCCTGAACGCTTGCCGTCATATCCAAAACGGAAAACGAATGATTGGAATTCAAATGACTTATCAGAAGGAAATCCTCTCCATCGTGGTATGGAATACCTTAGAAGATTCCTCAAAAGATTCCCCATCAAAGCATGTTATGGGTATGCTTTCCATTGAACAGGCCGTTGCCACTTATAACGGAGAAGTGATAACAGAGACAGAAGGTAACATTTTTAAGGCCGCCGTCATCCTTTATGAGGGCGGAGAAACATGA